One Labrus mixtus chromosome 12, fLabMix1.1, whole genome shotgun sequence DNA segment encodes these proteins:
- the stxbp6l gene encoding syntaxin binding protein 6 (amisyn), like, with product MNVQSAINKDVFIPRDERLLVAVEVQRRRRKRMSFLPAAAQAEYKTFICVSVTNTRPHQLLVTKVKQFEGSSSFTRRSQWTVDQLRQVNGINPNKDSPEFDLVFDNTQDQWVARSSAEKCIFVQILYHACQTYWEGRAGSLGKVGRQVKPGQRALQEVGSRDTPPGPASRTMQARRKSYVPPKQTEFINCQSKLTGDACTMNLLIFRCRAFLNRIKNRMVANQSRSAAGGATRPRVSGGTMGNVVQRMNVALGERGDRLSRAEDKTVDLMHRAQQFADTAHKLALKYSK from the exons ATGAACGTACAGTCAGCGATCAACAAAGACGTGTTCATCCCTCGGGATGAGCGGCTGCTGGTGGCGGTGGaggtgcagaggaggaggaggaagaggatgtccttccttcctgctgcagctcaggCAGAATACAAGACATTCATCTGTGTGTCag TGACGAACACCCGGCCACATCAGCTCCTCGTCACCAAGGTGAAGCAGTTTGAAGGCTCGTCCTCCTTCACCAGGAGGTCGCAGTGGACGGTGGACCAGCTCCGTCAGGTCAACGGCATCAACCCCAACAAG GACAGTCCAGAGTTTGACCTGGTCTTTGATAACACCCAGGACCAATGGGTGGCCCGCTCCTCTGCAGAGAAGTGTATCTTTGTTCAGATCCTGTACCACGCCTGTCAGACGTACTGGGAGGGGAGAGCAGGGAGTCTTGGAAAGGTGGGCCGCCAGGTGAAACCAGGTCAAAGAGCTCTGCAGGAGGTGGGATCCAGGGACACCCCACCTGGACCTGCATCCAGAACCATGCAGGCCCGACGCAAGAGCTATGTCCCACCTAAACAGACAGAGTTCATCAACTGCCAGTCCAAACTGACCGGAG ACGCCTGCACCATGAACCTGCTCATCTTCCGCTGCAGAGCCTTCCTGAACCGCATCAAGAACAGGATGGTAGCAAACCAGAGTCGCTCAGCAGCTGGAG GTGCAACGAGGCCGCGTGTGTCAGGTGGCACTATGGGTAATGTAGTTCAGAGGATGAATGTGGCTCtgggggagagaggagacaggctGAGTCGAGCTGAAGATAAGACTGTGGATCTGATGCACCGAGCTCAGCAGTTTGCAGACACGGCGCACAAG CTCGCTCTCAAGTATTCAAAGTAA